The following proteins come from a genomic window of Girardinichthys multiradiatus isolate DD_20200921_A chromosome 8, DD_fGirMul_XY1, whole genome shotgun sequence:
- the onecut2 gene encoding one cut domain family member 2 isoform X1: MKTAYTNAYRCLAKDLDAYAMNTDMTMDGLGSLHGGVAPDAELMSGSSGLRIHQDLAPRPAMVSGMILEGSGEYRPELSLPLHHAMSVPCDASSPGMSGTYTTLTPLQPLPPISTVSDKFHHHHHHHHHQRLSGNVSGSFTLMRDERGLPGMNNIYTPYKDHMSGMGQSLSPVLGNGLGSIHNTQQGLHNYGSSSHGTHDKMLNFEHHQHRGLSGPPAGMMPHLNGMHHPGHHHHPHLQSPSHGPVLASTRERPPSSSGTQGGSSSGQLEEINTKEVAQRITAELKRYSIPQAIFAQRVLCRSQGTLSDLLRNPKPWSKLKSGRETFRRMWKWLQEPEFQRMSALRLAGSVKALHRTAHQNKRFADRKRSPTPQYQPGQKVWLFSRDISLKSMSRKLSSRFIGPYEIESIITPTFVRLHLPASLRFHPTFHVSQLKPIRASTFCPPGEPLPPTWDFQGHPAYTV; the protein is encoded by the exons ATGAAGACTGCCTACACTAACGCCTATCGATGCCTGGCCAAGGACCTGGACGCTTACGCCATGAACACGGACATGACAATGGACGGCCTCGGCAGCCTGCACGGGGGGGTGGCCCCTGACGCGGAGCTGATGAGCGGCTCGTCCGGCCTGCGGATCCACCAGGACCTGGCGCCTCGGCCGGCCATGGTGTCAGGGATGATCCTGGAGGGCAGCGGAGAGTACCGTCCGGAGCTGTCGCTGCCGCTGCACCACGCCATGAGCGTGCCGTGCGACGCGTCCTCCCCCGGGATGAGCGGTACCTACACCACCCTCACCCCGCTGCAGCCGCTGCCGCCCATCTCCACCGTGTCCGACAAgttccaccaccaccaccaccaccaccaccaccagcggCTGTCCGGGAACGTCAGCGGGAGCTTCACCCTAATGCGGGATGAGCGGGGGCTGCCAGGCATGAATAACATCTATACCCCCTACAAGGACCACATGTCCGGGATGGGTCAGAGTCTGTCCCCGGTGCTGGGCAACGGCCTGGGCTCCATCCACAATACACAGCAGGGGCTCCACAACTACGGCTCCAGCTCGCACGGAACCCACGACAAAATGCTGAACTTCGAGCACCACCAGCACCGAGGTCTCAGTGGCCCGCCGGCTGGGATGATGCCGCACCTGAACGGCATGCACCACCCGGggcaccaccaccacccccacctccagTCTCCATCCCACGGGCCCGTGTTGGCTTCCACGCGGGAACGACCGCCCTCCTCCTCGGGGACGCAGGGTGGCAGCAGTTCGGGCCAGCTGGAGGAGATCAACACCAAGGAGGTGGCGCAGAGGATCACCGCGGAGTTGAAGAGGTACAGCATCCCGCAGGCCATCTTCGCCCAGAGGGTGCTGTGCCGCTCCCAGGGGACGCTGTCCGACCTGCTGAGAAACCCCAAACCCTGGAGTAAACTAAAGTCCGGTCGGGAGACCTTCAGGAGGATGTGGAAGTGGCTGCAGGAGCCCGAGTTCCAGAGGATGTCGGCGCTCAGACTGGCAG GGTCCGTCAAAGCACTTCATCGCACTGCCCATCAAAATAAACGGTTTGCTGACAGGAAACGATCACCCACTCCTCAATATCAACCAGGTCAAAAGGTCTGGCTTTTCTCCCGAGACATCTCCTTAAAATCCATGTCCAGAAAACTGTCATCCAGATTCATTGGCCCATACGAAATAGAGTCCATTATCACCCCCACTTTTGTCCGCCTCCATCTGCCTGCCAGCCTACGCTTCCATCCTACCTTTCACGTCTCTCAGCTTAAGCCTATCCGTGCCAGCACTTTCTGCCCTCCAGGCGAGCCCCTTCCTCCCACCTGGGACTTCCAGGGGCACCCAGCCTACACGGTCTGA